The Ahaetulla prasina isolate Xishuangbanna chromosome 14, ASM2864084v1, whole genome shotgun sequence genome includes a region encoding these proteins:
- the ARHGAP17 gene encoding rho GTPase-activating protein 17 isoform X4 — translation MCLQGQYGTEAEKRHKKLPLTTFAQNMQEGAQQLSEETLLGKMLETCGEAENRLAMELSHHEMQVEKDVLEPLNQLSEMEIPNIQKQRKQLAKLVLDWDSARARWNQAHKTSATNFQGLPSKIDSLKEEMDEAGNKVEQCKDQLAADMYNFISKEGDYARHFVSLLEAQADYHRKALAVLEKVLPEIQAHQDKWTEKPAFGTPLEEHLKRSGREIAVPIEACVMMLLETGMKEEGLFRIAAGASKLKKLKAALDCSSSHLDEFYSDPHAVAGALKSYLRELPEPLMTYALYEEWTQVANIQDQDKKLQDLWRICQKLPKPNLANFRYLIKFLAKLAQFSDVNKMTPSNIAIVLGPNLLWAKNEGSLAEMAAATSVHVVAVVEPIIQHAAWFFPEELDFNVSGAFVGQPAVNSNHLPAGSDYDSGTLERKRPVSMAVMEGELLRKESFGVKVMDFQANPRRVGTVNRKHTAPAFQPPLPPTEAGPLALAAAEQHPQAPGAEPGLAGASSACLPGSAEHSHSQGTEDSSSSKPKDSVPSTTPPPPRNGGPAQPLSSASQYSVGQPQSTAGPSPHALRRAVKKPAPAPPKPANPPPGQQGTPNPTPAPKPPTRSPSPPSQQSNQGGAQPSAALPQISAPRRYSSSLSPIQAPNHRPQPPTQSVTPPPQTKAGSFGPSPSGPEGGSEPLSPTPPHTPTPPDTPPLEKHSTTCPSAQPSAQDILPAQSPPPSGTLPRPRPVPRPRNRPTVPPPPHPPAPHLSTNGSLLGPPTTASHIVTGKNTFSSTGLGFDGGMLSPSGDGQRKPPSKSSYGCRPALHGGIAGPSFCPLRLAKSMDEIIKAD, via the exons ATGTGTTTGCAAGGACAGTATGGAACTGAGGCTGAAAAGAGACAC AAGAAGCTTCCCCTCACGACTTTCGCTCAGAACATGCAGGAAGGTGCCCAGCAGCTCAGTGAGGAAACGCTCCTGGG GAAAATGCTGGAGACTTGTGGAGAAGCGGAGAATAGACTTGCAATGGAGCTCTCTCACCACGAGATGCAGGTTGAAAAGGATGTTTTGGAACCACTGAATCAACTCAGCGAG ATGGAAATCCCCAATATTCAGAAACAGAGGAAGCAGCTTGCTAAGCTGGTCCTAGACTGGGACTCTGCAAGAGCTCG GTGGAACCAGGCCCACAAAACCTCAGCTACTAACTTCCAAGGGCTCCCATCTAAGATAGATTCCCTCAAGGAGGAGATGGATGAAGCTGGAAATAAAGTAGAGCAATGCAAG gaCCAACTTGCTGCAGATATGTATAACTTCATTTCCAAAGAAGGTGACTACGCAAGGCACTTTGTCTCG TTATTAGAAGCTCAAGCAGATTACCATAGAAAAGCATTAGCAGTCTTAGAAAAGGTGCTCCCTGAAATCCAGGCCCATCAAG ACAAATGGACTGAGAAACCAGCTTTCGGGACCCCCCTGGAGGAGCACCTCAAGCGTAGCGGCCGAGAAATTGCTGTCCCCATTGAGGCCTGCGTGATGATGCTCTTGGAAACAGGCATGAAAGAGGAG GGCTTATTCCGCATTGCTGCTGGAGCCTCCAAGCTAAAGAAGCTAAAGGCAGCACTGGACTGCTCCTCCTCGCACCTGGATGAGTTTTATTCAGACCCTCATGCTGTGGCTG GGGCTCTGAAGTCCTACCTGAGGGAGCTGCCGGAACCACTGATGACCTATGCCCTTTATGAAGAGTGGACCCAGGTTGCAAA CATCCAGGACCAGGATAAGAAACTGCAGGACCTGTGGAGGATTTGCCAGAAATTGCCAAAGCCTAACCTGGCCAACTTCAG GTATTTAATCAAATTCCTTGCAAAACTCGCACAGTTTAGTGATGTTAACAAGATGACTCCTAGCAACATTGCTATCGTGCTGGGCCCAAATTTGTTGTGGGCCAAGAATGAAGG GTCTCTTGCAGAAATGGCAGCAGCAACTTCAGTCCATGTGGTCGCTGTTGTTGAACCCATCATCCAGCACGCGGCCTGGTTCTTTCCTGAAG AGCTGGATTTCAATGTGTCCGGAGCATTTGTGGGGCAGCCGGCTGTGAACTCCAACCACCTTCCTGCAGGGAGTGACTATGATTCCGGGACCCTGGAGCGGAAGAGGCCGGTCAGCATGGCTGTGATGGAAGGGGAGCTCCTGAGGAAGGAAAG cTTTGGTGTCAAGGTTATGGACTTCCAGGCAAACCCCCGGAGAGTTGGCACTGTGAATAGAAAGCACACAGCCCCAGCTTTCCAGCCACCGCTTCCGCCCACGGAGGCTGGCCCGCTGGCCCTGGCCGCGGCGGAGCAGCACCCACAGGCCCCGGGGGCTGAGCCTGGCCTGGCGGGTGCttcctctgcctgcctgcctggctcAGCAGAGCATTCTCACAGCCAAGGCACGGAGGACAGCAG CTCTTCCAAGCCAAAGGACTCGGTGCCCTCAACCACACCGCCACCCCCCAGAAATGGAGGACCTGCTCAGCCTCTCAGCAGCGCCAGCCAGTACTCGGTTGGGCAGCCCCAGAGTACTGCTGGGCCCAGCCCACACGCCCTCAGGCGAG CCGTCAAAAAACCTGCACCAGCCCCTCCAAAGCCAGCAAACCCACCTCCAGGACAGCAAGGGACCCCGAATCCCACTCCAGCCCCCAAGCCCCCCACAAGGAGCCCTTCTCCTCCCAGCCAGCAGTCAAACCAAGGGGGCGCTCAGCCTTCTGCTGCCCTGCCCCAGATTTCTGCCCCCCGGCGATACTCAAGCAGCCTCTCCCCGATACAGGCTCCCAACCACCGCCCCCAGCCCCCTACGCAGTCCGTAACACCACCTCCGCAGACCAAGGCTGGTAGTTTTGGACCCTCCCCTTCTGGCCCAGAGGGTGGGTCAGAGCCGCTGTCGCCCACCCCACCACATACCCCTACCCCGCCTGACACGCCCCCCCTGGAGAAGCACAGCACCACCTGCCCATCCGCCCAGCCTTCGGCCCAGGACATTCTACCGGCTCAGTCACCTCCTCCGTCTGGCACGCTACCGAGGCCCCGGCCAGTGCCCAGACCTCGCAACCGTCCCACGGTGCCCCCTCCGCCTCACCCTCCTGCTCCTCATCTGTCTACAAACGGCTCTCTGCTGGGTCCTCCGACAACAGCGTCCCATATCGTGACCGGTAAGAACACTTTCAGCTCCACAGGCCTGGGCTTTGATGGAGGAATGCTCTCTCCCAGTGGGGACGGCCAAAGGAAGCCCCCCTCCAAAAGCAGCTACGGCTGTCGGCCAGCCCTCCATGGTGGGATTGCAGGGCCCAGTTTCTGTCCCTTGAGATTAGCAAAGTCCATGGACGAGATAATAAAGGCAGATTAA
- the ARHGAP17 gene encoding rho GTPase-activating protein 17 isoform X6, protein MKKQFNRMKQLANQTVGRAEKTEVLSDDLLQIERRLDNVRSVCHNSCKRLVMCLQGQYGTEAEKRHKKLPLTTFAQNMQEGAQQLSEETLLGKMLETCGEAENRLAMELSHHEMQVEKDVLEPLNQLSEMEIPNIQKQRKQLAKLVLDWDSARARWNQAHKTSATNFQGLPSKIDSLKEEMDEAGNKVEQCKDQLAADMYNFISKEGDYARHFVSLLEAQADYHRKALAVLEKVLPEIQAHQDKWTEKPAFGTPLEEHLKRSGREIAVPIEACVMMLLETGMKEEGLFRIAAGASKLKKLKAALDCSSSHLDEFYSDPHAVAGALKSYLRELPEPLMTYALYEEWTQVANIQDQDKKLQDLWRICQKLPKPNLANFRYLIKFLAKLAQFSDVNKMTPSNIAIVLGPNLLWAKNEGSLAEMAAATSVHVVAVVEPIIQHAAWFFPEELDFNVSGAFVGQPAVNSNHLPAGSDYDSGTLERKRPVSMAVMEGELLRKESSSKPKDSVPSTTPPPPRNGGPAQPLSSASQYSVGQPQSTAGPSPHALRRAVKKPAPAPPKPANPPPGQQGTPNPTPAPKPPTRSPSPPSQQSNQGGAQPSAALPQISAPRRYSSSLSPIQAPNHRPQPPTQSVTPPPQTKAGSFGPSPSGPEGGSEPLSPTPPHTPTPPDTPPLEKHSTTCPSAQPSAQDILPAQSPPPSGTLPRPRPVPRPRNRPTVPPPPHPPAPHLSTNGSLLGPPTTASHIVTGKNTFSSTGLGFDGGMLSPSGDGQRKPPSKSSYGCRPALHGGIAGPSFCPLRLAKSMDEIIKAD, encoded by the exons ATTGAGCGGCGTCTTGACAACGTGAGGTCCGTTTGCCACAATTCCTGTAAGCGGCTCGTGATGTGTTTGCAAGGACAGTATGGAACTGAGGCTGAAAAGAGACAC AAGAAGCTTCCCCTCACGACTTTCGCTCAGAACATGCAGGAAGGTGCCCAGCAGCTCAGTGAGGAAACGCTCCTGGG GAAAATGCTGGAGACTTGTGGAGAAGCGGAGAATAGACTTGCAATGGAGCTCTCTCACCACGAGATGCAGGTTGAAAAGGATGTTTTGGAACCACTGAATCAACTCAGCGAG ATGGAAATCCCCAATATTCAGAAACAGAGGAAGCAGCTTGCTAAGCTGGTCCTAGACTGGGACTCTGCAAGAGCTCG GTGGAACCAGGCCCACAAAACCTCAGCTACTAACTTCCAAGGGCTCCCATCTAAGATAGATTCCCTCAAGGAGGAGATGGATGAAGCTGGAAATAAAGTAGAGCAATGCAAG gaCCAACTTGCTGCAGATATGTATAACTTCATTTCCAAAGAAGGTGACTACGCAAGGCACTTTGTCTCG TTATTAGAAGCTCAAGCAGATTACCATAGAAAAGCATTAGCAGTCTTAGAAAAGGTGCTCCCTGAAATCCAGGCCCATCAAG ACAAATGGACTGAGAAACCAGCTTTCGGGACCCCCCTGGAGGAGCACCTCAAGCGTAGCGGCCGAGAAATTGCTGTCCCCATTGAGGCCTGCGTGATGATGCTCTTGGAAACAGGCATGAAAGAGGAG GGCTTATTCCGCATTGCTGCTGGAGCCTCCAAGCTAAAGAAGCTAAAGGCAGCACTGGACTGCTCCTCCTCGCACCTGGATGAGTTTTATTCAGACCCTCATGCTGTGGCTG GGGCTCTGAAGTCCTACCTGAGGGAGCTGCCGGAACCACTGATGACCTATGCCCTTTATGAAGAGTGGACCCAGGTTGCAAA CATCCAGGACCAGGATAAGAAACTGCAGGACCTGTGGAGGATTTGCCAGAAATTGCCAAAGCCTAACCTGGCCAACTTCAG GTATTTAATCAAATTCCTTGCAAAACTCGCACAGTTTAGTGATGTTAACAAGATGACTCCTAGCAACATTGCTATCGTGCTGGGCCCAAATTTGTTGTGGGCCAAGAATGAAGG GTCTCTTGCAGAAATGGCAGCAGCAACTTCAGTCCATGTGGTCGCTGTTGTTGAACCCATCATCCAGCACGCGGCCTGGTTCTTTCCTGAAG AGCTGGATTTCAATGTGTCCGGAGCATTTGTGGGGCAGCCGGCTGTGAACTCCAACCACCTTCCTGCAGGGAGTGACTATGATTCCGGGACCCTGGAGCGGAAGAGGCCGGTCAGCATGGCTGTGATGGAAGGGGAGCTCCTGAGGAAGGAAAG CTCTTCCAAGCCAAAGGACTCGGTGCCCTCAACCACACCGCCACCCCCCAGAAATGGAGGACCTGCTCAGCCTCTCAGCAGCGCCAGCCAGTACTCGGTTGGGCAGCCCCAGAGTACTGCTGGGCCCAGCCCACACGCCCTCAGGCGAG CCGTCAAAAAACCTGCACCAGCCCCTCCAAAGCCAGCAAACCCACCTCCAGGACAGCAAGGGACCCCGAATCCCACTCCAGCCCCCAAGCCCCCCACAAGGAGCCCTTCTCCTCCCAGCCAGCAGTCAAACCAAGGGGGCGCTCAGCCTTCTGCTGCCCTGCCCCAGATTTCTGCCCCCCGGCGATACTCAAGCAGCCTCTCCCCGATACAGGCTCCCAACCACCGCCCCCAGCCCCCTACGCAGTCCGTAACACCACCTCCGCAGACCAAGGCTGGTAGTTTTGGACCCTCCCCTTCTGGCCCAGAGGGTGGGTCAGAGCCGCTGTCGCCCACCCCACCACATACCCCTACCCCGCCTGACACGCCCCCCCTGGAGAAGCACAGCACCACCTGCCCATCCGCCCAGCCTTCGGCCCAGGACATTCTACCGGCTCAGTCACCTCCTCCGTCTGGCACGCTACCGAGGCCCCGGCCAGTGCCCAGACCTCGCAACCGTCCCACGGTGCCCCCTCCGCCTCACCCTCCTGCTCCTCATCTGTCTACAAACGGCTCTCTGCTGGGTCCTCCGACAACAGCGTCCCATATCGTGACCGGTAAGAACACTTTCAGCTCCACAGGCCTGGGCTTTGATGGAGGAATGCTCTCTCCCAGTGGGGACGGCCAAAGGAAGCCCCCCTCCAAAAGCAGCTACGGCTGTCGGCCAGCCCTCCATGGTGGGATTGCAGGGCCCAGTTTCTGTCCCTTGAGATTAGCAAAGTCCATGGACGAGATAATAAAGGCAGATTAA
- the ARHGAP17 gene encoding rho GTPase-activating protein 17 isoform X3, which translates to MKKQFNRMKQLANQTVGRAEKTEVLSDDLLQIERRLDNVRSVCHNSCKRLVMCLQGQYGTEAEKRHKKLPLTTFAQNMQEGAQQLSEETLLGKMLETCGEAENRLAMELSHHEMQVEKDVLEPLNQLSEMEIPNIQKQRKQLAKLVLDWDSARARWNQAHKTSATNFQGLPSKIDSLKEEMDEAGNKVEQCKDQLAADMYNFISKEGDYARHFVSLLEAQADYHRKALAVLEKVLPEIQAHQDKWTEKPAFGTPLEEHLKRSGREIAVPIEACVMMLLETGMKEEGLFRIAAGASKLKKLKAALDCSSSHLDEFYSDPHAVAGALKSYLRELPEPLMTYALYEEWTQVANIQDQDKKLQDLWRICQKLPKPNLANFRYLIKFLAKLAQFSDVNKMTPSNIAIVLGPNLLWAKNEGSLAEMAAATSVHVVAVVEPIIQHAAWFFPEELDFNVSGAFVGQPAVNSNHLPAGSDYDSGTLERKRPVSMAVMEGELLRKESFGVKVMDFQANPRRVGTVNRKHTAPAFQPPLPPTEAGPLALAAAEQHPQAPGAEPGLAGASSACLPGSAEHSHSQGTEDSSSSKPKDSVPSTTPPPPRNGGPAQPLSSASQYSVGQPQSTAGPSPHALRRAVKKPAPAPPKPANPPPGQQGTPNPTPAPKPPTRSPSPPSQQSNQGGAQPSAALPQISAPRRYSSSLSPIQAPNHRPQPPTQSVTPPPQTKAGSFGPSPSGPEGGSEPLSPTPPHTPTPPDTPPLEKHSTTCPSAQPSAQDILPAQSPPPSGTLPRPRPVPRPRNRPTVPPPPHPPAPHLSTNGSLLGPPTTASHIVTEDTADRASLEQIGAFIVPHLQTEILPN; encoded by the exons ATTGAGCGGCGTCTTGACAACGTGAGGTCCGTTTGCCACAATTCCTGTAAGCGGCTCGTGATGTGTTTGCAAGGACAGTATGGAACTGAGGCTGAAAAGAGACAC AAGAAGCTTCCCCTCACGACTTTCGCTCAGAACATGCAGGAAGGTGCCCAGCAGCTCAGTGAGGAAACGCTCCTGGG GAAAATGCTGGAGACTTGTGGAGAAGCGGAGAATAGACTTGCAATGGAGCTCTCTCACCACGAGATGCAGGTTGAAAAGGATGTTTTGGAACCACTGAATCAACTCAGCGAG ATGGAAATCCCCAATATTCAGAAACAGAGGAAGCAGCTTGCTAAGCTGGTCCTAGACTGGGACTCTGCAAGAGCTCG GTGGAACCAGGCCCACAAAACCTCAGCTACTAACTTCCAAGGGCTCCCATCTAAGATAGATTCCCTCAAGGAGGAGATGGATGAAGCTGGAAATAAAGTAGAGCAATGCAAG gaCCAACTTGCTGCAGATATGTATAACTTCATTTCCAAAGAAGGTGACTACGCAAGGCACTTTGTCTCG TTATTAGAAGCTCAAGCAGATTACCATAGAAAAGCATTAGCAGTCTTAGAAAAGGTGCTCCCTGAAATCCAGGCCCATCAAG ACAAATGGACTGAGAAACCAGCTTTCGGGACCCCCCTGGAGGAGCACCTCAAGCGTAGCGGCCGAGAAATTGCTGTCCCCATTGAGGCCTGCGTGATGATGCTCTTGGAAACAGGCATGAAAGAGGAG GGCTTATTCCGCATTGCTGCTGGAGCCTCCAAGCTAAAGAAGCTAAAGGCAGCACTGGACTGCTCCTCCTCGCACCTGGATGAGTTTTATTCAGACCCTCATGCTGTGGCTG GGGCTCTGAAGTCCTACCTGAGGGAGCTGCCGGAACCACTGATGACCTATGCCCTTTATGAAGAGTGGACCCAGGTTGCAAA CATCCAGGACCAGGATAAGAAACTGCAGGACCTGTGGAGGATTTGCCAGAAATTGCCAAAGCCTAACCTGGCCAACTTCAG GTATTTAATCAAATTCCTTGCAAAACTCGCACAGTTTAGTGATGTTAACAAGATGACTCCTAGCAACATTGCTATCGTGCTGGGCCCAAATTTGTTGTGGGCCAAGAATGAAGG GTCTCTTGCAGAAATGGCAGCAGCAACTTCAGTCCATGTGGTCGCTGTTGTTGAACCCATCATCCAGCACGCGGCCTGGTTCTTTCCTGAAG AGCTGGATTTCAATGTGTCCGGAGCATTTGTGGGGCAGCCGGCTGTGAACTCCAACCACCTTCCTGCAGGGAGTGACTATGATTCCGGGACCCTGGAGCGGAAGAGGCCGGTCAGCATGGCTGTGATGGAAGGGGAGCTCCTGAGGAAGGAAAG cTTTGGTGTCAAGGTTATGGACTTCCAGGCAAACCCCCGGAGAGTTGGCACTGTGAATAGAAAGCACACAGCCCCAGCTTTCCAGCCACCGCTTCCGCCCACGGAGGCTGGCCCGCTGGCCCTGGCCGCGGCGGAGCAGCACCCACAGGCCCCGGGGGCTGAGCCTGGCCTGGCGGGTGCttcctctgcctgcctgcctggctcAGCAGAGCATTCTCACAGCCAAGGCACGGAGGACAGCAG CTCTTCCAAGCCAAAGGACTCGGTGCCCTCAACCACACCGCCACCCCCCAGAAATGGAGGACCTGCTCAGCCTCTCAGCAGCGCCAGCCAGTACTCGGTTGGGCAGCCCCAGAGTACTGCTGGGCCCAGCCCACACGCCCTCAGGCGAG CCGTCAAAAAACCTGCACCAGCCCCTCCAAAGCCAGCAAACCCACCTCCAGGACAGCAAGGGACCCCGAATCCCACTCCAGCCCCCAAGCCCCCCACAAGGAGCCCTTCTCCTCCCAGCCAGCAGTCAAACCAAGGGGGCGCTCAGCCTTCTGCTGCCCTGCCCCAGATTTCTGCCCCCCGGCGATACTCAAGCAGCCTCTCCCCGATACAGGCTCCCAACCACCGCCCCCAGCCCCCTACGCAGTCCGTAACACCACCTCCGCAGACCAAGGCTGGTAGTTTTGGACCCTCCCCTTCTGGCCCAGAGGGTGGGTCAGAGCCGCTGTCGCCCACCCCACCACATACCCCTACCCCGCCTGACACGCCCCCCCTGGAGAAGCACAGCACCACCTGCCCATCCGCCCAGCCTTCGGCCCAGGACATTCTACCGGCTCAGTCACCTCCTCCGTCTGGCACGCTACCGAGGCCCCGGCCAGTGCCCAGACCTCGCAACCGTCCCACGGTGCCCCCTCCGCCTCACCCTCCTGCTCCTCATCTGTCTACAAACGGCTCTCTGCTGGGTCCTCCGACAACAGCGTCCCATATCGTGACCG
- the ARHGAP17 gene encoding rho GTPase-activating protein 17 isoform X1, whose translation MKKQFNRMKQLANQTVGRAEKTEVLSDDLLQIERRLDNVRSVCHNSCKRLVMCLQGQYGTEAEKRHKKLPLTTFAQNMQEGAQQLSEETLLGKMLETCGEAENRLAMELSHHEMQVEKDVLEPLNQLSEMEIPNIQKQRKQLAKLVLDWDSARARWNQAHKTSATNFQGLPSKIDSLKEEMDEAGNKVEQCKDQLAADMYNFISKEGDYARHFVSLLEAQADYHRKALAVLEKVLPEIQAHQDKWTEKPAFGTPLEEHLKRSGREIAVPIEACVMMLLETGMKEEGLFRIAAGASKLKKLKAALDCSSSHLDEFYSDPHAVAGALKSYLRELPEPLMTYALYEEWTQVANIQDQDKKLQDLWRICQKLPKPNLANFRYLIKFLAKLAQFSDVNKMTPSNIAIVLGPNLLWAKNEGSLAEMAAATSVHVVAVVEPIIQHAAWFFPEELDFNVSGAFVGQPAVNSNHLPAGSDYDSGTLERKRPVSMAVMEGELLRKESFGVKVMDFQANPRRVGTVNRKHTAPAFQPPLPPTEAGPLALAAAEQHPQAPGAEPGLAGASSACLPGSAEHSHSQGTEDSSSSKPKDSVPSTTPPPPRNGGPAQPLSSASQYSVGQPQSTAGPSPHALRRAVKKPAPAPPKPANPPPGQQGTPNPTPAPKPPTRSPSPPSQQSNQGGAQPSAALPQISAPRRYSSSLSPIQAPNHRPQPPTQSVTPPPQTKAGSFGPSPSGPEGGSEPLSPTPPHTPTPPDTPPLEKHSTTCPSAQPSAQDILPAQSPPPSGTLPRPRPVPRPRNRPTVPPPPHPPAPHLSTNGSLLGPPTTASHIVTGKNTFSSTGLGFDGGMLSPSGDGQRKPPSKSSYGCRPALHGGIAGPSFCPLRLAKSMDEIIKAD comes from the exons ATTGAGCGGCGTCTTGACAACGTGAGGTCCGTTTGCCACAATTCCTGTAAGCGGCTCGTGATGTGTTTGCAAGGACAGTATGGAACTGAGGCTGAAAAGAGACAC AAGAAGCTTCCCCTCACGACTTTCGCTCAGAACATGCAGGAAGGTGCCCAGCAGCTCAGTGAGGAAACGCTCCTGGG GAAAATGCTGGAGACTTGTGGAGAAGCGGAGAATAGACTTGCAATGGAGCTCTCTCACCACGAGATGCAGGTTGAAAAGGATGTTTTGGAACCACTGAATCAACTCAGCGAG ATGGAAATCCCCAATATTCAGAAACAGAGGAAGCAGCTTGCTAAGCTGGTCCTAGACTGGGACTCTGCAAGAGCTCG GTGGAACCAGGCCCACAAAACCTCAGCTACTAACTTCCAAGGGCTCCCATCTAAGATAGATTCCCTCAAGGAGGAGATGGATGAAGCTGGAAATAAAGTAGAGCAATGCAAG gaCCAACTTGCTGCAGATATGTATAACTTCATTTCCAAAGAAGGTGACTACGCAAGGCACTTTGTCTCG TTATTAGAAGCTCAAGCAGATTACCATAGAAAAGCATTAGCAGTCTTAGAAAAGGTGCTCCCTGAAATCCAGGCCCATCAAG ACAAATGGACTGAGAAACCAGCTTTCGGGACCCCCCTGGAGGAGCACCTCAAGCGTAGCGGCCGAGAAATTGCTGTCCCCATTGAGGCCTGCGTGATGATGCTCTTGGAAACAGGCATGAAAGAGGAG GGCTTATTCCGCATTGCTGCTGGAGCCTCCAAGCTAAAGAAGCTAAAGGCAGCACTGGACTGCTCCTCCTCGCACCTGGATGAGTTTTATTCAGACCCTCATGCTGTGGCTG GGGCTCTGAAGTCCTACCTGAGGGAGCTGCCGGAACCACTGATGACCTATGCCCTTTATGAAGAGTGGACCCAGGTTGCAAA CATCCAGGACCAGGATAAGAAACTGCAGGACCTGTGGAGGATTTGCCAGAAATTGCCAAAGCCTAACCTGGCCAACTTCAG GTATTTAATCAAATTCCTTGCAAAACTCGCACAGTTTAGTGATGTTAACAAGATGACTCCTAGCAACATTGCTATCGTGCTGGGCCCAAATTTGTTGTGGGCCAAGAATGAAGG GTCTCTTGCAGAAATGGCAGCAGCAACTTCAGTCCATGTGGTCGCTGTTGTTGAACCCATCATCCAGCACGCGGCCTGGTTCTTTCCTGAAG AGCTGGATTTCAATGTGTCCGGAGCATTTGTGGGGCAGCCGGCTGTGAACTCCAACCACCTTCCTGCAGGGAGTGACTATGATTCCGGGACCCTGGAGCGGAAGAGGCCGGTCAGCATGGCTGTGATGGAAGGGGAGCTCCTGAGGAAGGAAAG cTTTGGTGTCAAGGTTATGGACTTCCAGGCAAACCCCCGGAGAGTTGGCACTGTGAATAGAAAGCACACAGCCCCAGCTTTCCAGCCACCGCTTCCGCCCACGGAGGCTGGCCCGCTGGCCCTGGCCGCGGCGGAGCAGCACCCACAGGCCCCGGGGGCTGAGCCTGGCCTGGCGGGTGCttcctctgcctgcctgcctggctcAGCAGAGCATTCTCACAGCCAAGGCACGGAGGACAGCAG CTCTTCCAAGCCAAAGGACTCGGTGCCCTCAACCACACCGCCACCCCCCAGAAATGGAGGACCTGCTCAGCCTCTCAGCAGCGCCAGCCAGTACTCGGTTGGGCAGCCCCAGAGTACTGCTGGGCCCAGCCCACACGCCCTCAGGCGAG CCGTCAAAAAACCTGCACCAGCCCCTCCAAAGCCAGCAAACCCACCTCCAGGACAGCAAGGGACCCCGAATCCCACTCCAGCCCCCAAGCCCCCCACAAGGAGCCCTTCTCCTCCCAGCCAGCAGTCAAACCAAGGGGGCGCTCAGCCTTCTGCTGCCCTGCCCCAGATTTCTGCCCCCCGGCGATACTCAAGCAGCCTCTCCCCGATACAGGCTCCCAACCACCGCCCCCAGCCCCCTACGCAGTCCGTAACACCACCTCCGCAGACCAAGGCTGGTAGTTTTGGACCCTCCCCTTCTGGCCCAGAGGGTGGGTCAGAGCCGCTGTCGCCCACCCCACCACATACCCCTACCCCGCCTGACACGCCCCCCCTGGAGAAGCACAGCACCACCTGCCCATCCGCCCAGCCTTCGGCCCAGGACATTCTACCGGCTCAGTCACCTCCTCCGTCTGGCACGCTACCGAGGCCCCGGCCAGTGCCCAGACCTCGCAACCGTCCCACGGTGCCCCCTCCGCCTCACCCTCCTGCTCCTCATCTGTCTACAAACGGCTCTCTGCTGGGTCCTCCGACAACAGCGTCCCATATCGTGACCGGTAAGAACACTTTCAGCTCCACAGGCCTGGGCTTTGATGGAGGAATGCTCTCTCCCAGTGGGGACGGCCAAAGGAAGCCCCCCTCCAAAAGCAGCTACGGCTGTCGGCCAGCCCTCCATGGTGGGATTGCAGGGCCCAGTTTCTGTCCCTTGAGATTAGCAAAGTCCATGGACGAGATAATAAAGGCAGATTAA